The Pseudomonas sp. R4-35-07 genome contains a region encoding:
- a CDS encoding DUF4105 domain-containing protein: MLKRLACLAFFACAPLHAAPHLDDQRLQQLANDPFWLSLGHYEAGKISGWRSYVSDKKFFLAADGAHHPDAELKATVDALYAPASLGEKHVQCVYPARTRWLKDQLQLTDLPAVDCKEFKQWFTDVAPHSAVMIFPAAYLNSPSSMFGHTLLRIDQADVQSNNTALLSYAINFGAYIEGSDNSILYAWKGLMGGYPGLFALVPYQEKLSEYRSLENRDLWEYRLNLTEVETKRMVEHVWELKQIQFDYFFFDENCSYRLLELLQVARPGLRLTEQFPLTAIPTDTVKAVKEAGLVEKIDYRPSRERELLERAKPLDGDEQQWALTISDDQQQLQAPAFKALPRERQALIIDAAYRLGRYRANGLERDTARSQRSFELLRAINQNPAPDLKITPPGLPENGHESRTWQAGIGTRGDKAFGEYGLRMAYHDLNDNAEGFPLGAQIEILQMKLRQYEGNHWQLQQLDLATIRSLTPRNALLQPWSWQVTGGLERVPGKHDDETLVAHVNGGAGGTWQLSDDMLGFALGTVRVEHNNDFSEAISPAAGFNTGLLWKNPLGNLSLEAKGDFFTNGEVRRSISLNQQWELSRNLGLRLSAQREYSHLSTPVNEVMLEVKWYHY, translated from the coding sequence ATGCTCAAACGCCTCGCTTGCCTGGCTTTCTTCGCCTGCGCCCCGCTGCATGCGGCACCGCACCTCGACGATCAACGTTTGCAGCAACTGGCCAATGACCCGTTCTGGCTATCCCTGGGCCATTACGAAGCTGGCAAGATCAGCGGCTGGCGCAGCTATGTCAGCGACAAGAAGTTCTTCCTTGCCGCTGACGGTGCGCACCATCCGGATGCCGAACTCAAGGCTACCGTGGATGCGTTGTATGCACCGGCCAGCCTGGGTGAAAAGCACGTTCAATGCGTTTACCCCGCACGCACCCGCTGGCTCAAGGACCAGTTGCAACTGACCGACCTGCCGGCCGTGGACTGCAAGGAATTCAAACAATGGTTCACGGACGTCGCGCCCCACAGCGCGGTGATGATTTTCCCGGCGGCGTACCTCAACAGCCCGTCGTCGATGTTCGGCCACACCCTGCTGCGCATCGACCAGGCGGACGTGCAAAGTAACAACACCGCCCTGCTCAGCTACGCGATCAACTTCGGCGCCTATATCGAAGGCTCGGACAACAGCATTCTGTATGCCTGGAAAGGCCTGATGGGCGGCTATCCCGGCCTGTTCGCGCTGGTGCCCTACCAGGAAAAACTCTCCGAATACCGCAGCCTGGAAAACCGTGACCTGTGGGAATACCGCCTGAACCTCACCGAAGTCGAGACCAAGCGCATGGTCGAGCATGTGTGGGAACTCAAGCAGATCCAGTTCGACTACTTTTTCTTCGATGAAAACTGCTCCTATCGCTTGCTGGAACTGCTGCAAGTAGCGCGCCCCGGCCTTCGCCTGACCGAGCAGTTCCCGCTGACGGCGATCCCCACCGACACCGTCAAAGCGGTCAAGGAGGCGGGCCTGGTGGAAAAGATCGACTATCGCCCCTCCCGTGAACGCGAACTGCTGGAACGTGCCAAACCGCTGGACGGCGATGAGCAACAGTGGGCGCTCACCATCAGCGATGACCAGCAGCAATTGCAGGCGCCGGCCTTCAAAGCCCTGCCCCGCGAGCGCCAGGCGCTGATCATCGATGCCGCCTATCGCCTCGGCCGCTACCGCGCCAACGGCCTGGAGCGCGACACTGCACGCTCTCAGCGCAGCTTCGAACTGCTGCGTGCGATCAACCAGAACCCTGCGCCCGACCTGAAGATCACCCCACCCGGCCTGCCCGAGAACGGCCACGAATCGCGCACCTGGCAGGCCGGCATCGGCACCCGTGGCGACAAAGCCTTCGGCGAATACGGCCTGCGCATGGCCTATCACGACCTCAACGACAACGCCGAAGGCTTTCCCTTGGGCGCACAAATCGAAATCCTGCAGATGAAACTGCGACAGTACGAAGGCAATCACTGGCAATTGCAGCAACTGGACCTGGCCACCATCCGCTCCCTGACCCCACGCAACGCCCTGCTGCAACCCTGGTCATGGCAAGTCACCGGCGGCCTGGAGCGCGTACCGGGTAAACACGACGACGAAACCCTGGTCGCCCACGTCAACGGCGGCGCGGGCGGCACCTGGCAGTTGAGCGACGACATGCTCGGCTTCGCCCTCGGCACGGTGCGCGTGGAACACAACAATGACTTCAGCGAAGCCATCTCCCCCGCTGCCGGCTTCAACACCGGCCTATTGTGGAAGAACCCGCTGGGCAACCTGAGCCTGGAAGCCAAGGGCGATTTCTTCACCAATGGCGAAGTGCGGCGCAGCATCAGCCTCAACCAGCAATGGGAACTGTCACGCAACCTGGGCCTGCGCCTGAGCGCCCAGCGCGAGTACAGCCACTTGTCGACACCGGTGAATGAAGTGATGCTCGAAGTGAAGTGGTACCACTACTGA